In Emys orbicularis isolate rEmyOrb1 chromosome 12, rEmyOrb1.hap1, whole genome shotgun sequence, one genomic interval encodes:
- the DNAJC5 gene encoding dnaJ homolog subfamily C member 5 yields the protein MADQRQRSLSTSGESLYHVLGLDKNATSDDIKKSYRKLALKYHPDKNPDNPEAADKFKEINNAHAILTDATKRNIYDKYGSLGLYVAEQFGEENVNTYFVLSSWWAKALFVFCGLITGCYCCCCLCCCCNCCCGKCKPKPPEGSEQEYYVSPEDLEAQLQSDEREATDTPIVIQPASASETTQLTTDSHPSYHTDGFN from the exons ATGGCAGACCAGAGGCAACGTTCGCTGTCTACCTCCGGAGAATCATTGTACCATGTTCTAGGACTGGACAAGAATGCCACTTCTGATGATATAAAAAAGTCATACAG GAAACTTGCATTGAAATATCATCCTGATAAGAACCCAGATAATCCAGAGGCTGCAGATAAATTTAAAGAGATCAACAATGCACATGCAATATTGACTGATGCCACAAAACGAAACATCTATGATAAGTATGGCTCCTTGGGCCTGTATGTAGCAGAGCAGTTTGGAGAGGAGAATGTGAACACATACTTCGTCCTATCCAGCTGGTGGGCAAAG GCCCTGTTTGTGTTCTGTGGGCTCATCACAGGCTGCTACTGCTGTTGCTGTCTGTGTTGCTGCTGTAACTGTTGCTGTGGAAAGTGTAAACCTAAACCTCCTGAAGGCAGCGAGCAGGAATACTATGTCTCTCCAGAGGACTTGGAGGCACAGTTACAGTCGGACGAAAGGG AGGCCACAGACACACCTATTGTGATACAACCAGCATCAGCCTCAGAGACGACCCAGCTCACAACCGACTCTCACCCCAGCTACCACACTGATGGATTTAACTAA